The genomic region cactgcagagcaggaaaggggCAGCAGAGGAGTCTGGGGGTGCTCAGGGATCCTCacccttctcctttcttccccagGTGGCACCGACAACCACCTGGTGCTGGTGGACCTGCGGCCCAAGGGCATCGACGGGGCGCGGGCAGAGCGGGTGCTGGAGCTCGTCTCCATCACTGCCAACAAGAACACGTGCCCGGGGGACAAGAGCGCTCTGACACCGGGGGGGCTGCGCCTCGGTGAGGGACAGGCCGTGGCAAGGGtccatccctgggctgggggtccccaggttctcaccccacagcagccccgCTCTGTTTCACCCTTCCCTGAGGTCTCCAAGTGGGAATTCGGAGCTTGTTTTGGCCGGGAAATGGGGCAGGACCCCATGGGGACCAGGACTTGGGGAGTCTCAGGGAGGGGCTGAGACTCGAGGAGCTCCTTGGGACCCAGGGAGCCTCTTGAGAGGGGCTGCTGCCTCCACAGTGGCCCTGTCCCTGATGGGCTCCATCCACAGGAGCCCCCGCGCTGACCTCCCGCCACTTCCGCGAGGAGGATTTCCAGAAGGTCGTGGAGTTCATCGACGAGGGCATCATGCTGGCCTTGGACGTCAAGAGCAAGACCAGTGAGCGTTGGGGGACCCCTCTCCCCATGTTCTCCCCTTCCTGGGTGCCCCTCAGCTCTTCTCCCCTTGTGGTGCCGCACAAGGTGCCAACCCCTGCTGCAagaagctgggaaggagggatggagccGCCGTGGGGCTCTGCCCTCCtcacctgctgtccccacccccAGGTAAGCTCCAGGACTTCAAAACCTTCCTGCTCAAGGACCAAGAGACTCAGCGACGCCTGGGGGACCTTCGCCAGCGCGTCGAGACCTTCGCTCGTGCCTTCCCCATGCCCGGCTTCAGCGACCACTGAGGGGTGGGCAcccctcctgccaggctggggtcactgggaggggcaaggagaggctgagacccaccctctgcctttcctccttccccttctgccCCGTTACCACCTTGGGGTGCTTCGTCCCCGGGGTGGGGGCGGCGCACGCCCATCCTCGCTATCAGTGTTAGGGTACAGAGAACCCCCAGACCCTGcttgggctgggggagcacTGCTTCTTCCAGCCTCATCTTGCACTTTTCTATGGGGAGGGGTTGCTAATAAAAGTAGGGGCAAAGCCTGGAGGTGTGTGGGTGCTGGCCtgggggggacagagggacattAGGGACAGGTCCCTGGAGCCCCTCAGCACCATGCCAGGACCTCTCATGCCTCAGTGTCCCCGTCCTGGTGCTTCCCCCAGTGGGCTCTGAAGGCAGGGGtgatgctgagcagcagaaaacGTGGGGAGTTTAGCCTGGGATCCTTTCCCACCCTCTTCATGCCCAGCACCAGCCAGACCCTGCCCCATGTCACGTATTCCAGAGGGTGCCCACACAGCCAGGACGTGGCTCACACGTGTGGGTGTGACCCCTCCACCCCACCCAGCTCTTTCCCTCTCCAGAGGGGCCCCTGGAGCGTGAGAGAGTGGAAACACAGCACCCAAGGGCTTGTCCTGCATCCAGCGGGATGTGAGCCCCCCCTGCCCCAGTCCTCCTTGGGGGAGTGATAACATCTCCTGCTTTAATGGGAAAAACCATAAAGAATCCAGTTTGCTGGGGGGTCCCCCATAATTTATTCCCGTGCTACGAGTTTAATGCAGGCACGAGGTGAGGGCACCCTCGGGGATGGGGTTTATTGGGGGGTGGGACATGACCACGCAgtttgggggtgctggggaaGCAGTGGGAtctgtgtgtggggctgtggcGGAACTGGGGGGGCTgtgagggggctgggggtgctcctCCTTCACCCCAGTGCATCCCAGAAGTGGCTCAGAAGCTGGGACGGTCTTTCTTGAGGTTCTTGTAGTCAGTGGAAACTGCCAGAAActggagaagggatggaggTCAGGGGGGTGGGTTGTGGCCTCCCTGTCCGGTGTCactgcagcctggccttggtGTCACACAGTGTCCCCACCCCAAATTCAAGCACAAGGATTTAGGGGACTCTGCTAGAGGGCTGatccccccttttccccctccctgagAAAAACGCAGTGTTTTGCTCTAAATGTGACTGCCTCCCACACACACGTACGCTGCCAGCCCTCCCAGTTCACCCAGTGCTCACTTTATACTGGTCTGTGGGGCTCAGCTTATTCCAGGGTTCAGGATTATTCTTCCGGTCCCAGCTGCgaggggtgacagggacatCAGCACCTGTAAGGAGTGGGGGAGAgacccctccccaccccactgtaacccccccagccccagcaccaccatCCCCAGTTCTCCTTGGAGCCTTCCCAAACTGGACACGTCCCGTCCTGTCTCgggaggggctgtgggaggcCAGTGGAGCCGTGGGATGGGGTCCCTGGAGAGAGCAGCTCGTGTTGTCCCCCCCTTCTTCCGTCCCCTCCATCCGCTGGCGCTGGCCAAGAGCAGAATTTTCCATCTGGGAagatgtttgtgtgtgtgctgggggaTGGAGGGGGGGCCGTGCTGTAAACACAACCCCCCTGGTGCTGTTTTATGTGGTTGGGAGATTGGAGGGGGCTGTTATTCCCTCCCAAACACCCCCCTCCCTGCACTCCCACCCTCCGAGCCAAGGTGTCTGGGTCTGCTAATTGTGGAGCTCGTCTGGAGCCAGATTAAATCCATGAGCGGTTTTACCAGGAGCAAACAATTACAAATGAGGTGAAGGGCagtggggggctgtggggacatgGGAAAACCAGCCTGGTCACCCCAGCACATGGAGCTGTCCTGCCCGTACATCCTTTGTGATTTCACAGCCCTTTTTCCttccacccatccatccatccatccatccatccatccatccatccatccatccatccatccatccatccatccctccatcctcacACCTCGCTCTTTGCTCATTCTTCCCCACTGGTTTTGTCCgttcctccctccccaccccttcTCTGACCATCCCACCCCCGTCCATCCTCACACCCCTCTCTCTGCTCATCCCTCCCTGCTGGTTTTGTCTGtccctctcccttctccaaCCATCCCTCCCACCATTTCCCATTCCCCTCCATCCCACCCTCCCCACACCCTCGCCCGTCAGCCACATTCAGCTCTTACCTGGCTAAGAGGGGGCCCTTCTCCCATCCCCCCCCAAATCCAGGAGAGGGGAGACAACCCCCCAACTTCCCTCCTGTCCTCTGGGCACCTCCGGACCCACATTTCCCCCCATCATTCACCATGAAGGGGTGTGTCTGGGCACCCCAGCACCTGCCACCACagccgggctgagcccccccGTGCtctgggggtgtggggggagAGCCCTGAGCACCCCCAGGGCACCTCAAGCCATACCTGACGTCTGGGCTGTACAGTGCCAGCCGCAGCAGGTACAGGACTGCACTGCCCAGGCCCACACTGATGAAGCCAATGAGGGGAACgagctgcagagagagagagagagagagaaatgaaaaataccccaataaaatgaatatttatcaGGCGGACTGGAGAGTGAAAGGGAGAGCTGACACGCCGGG from Sylvia atricapilla isolate bSylAtr1 chromosome 29, bSylAtr1.pri, whole genome shotgun sequence harbors:
- the NDUFA4L2 gene encoding NADH dehydrogenase [ubiquinone] 1 alpha subcomplex subunit 4-like 2; translated protein: MKGALRGGMFSRHVKRHPGLVPLIGFISVGLGSAVLYLLRLALYSPDVSWDRKNNPEPWNKLSPTDQYKFLAVSTDYKNLKKDRPSF